A genome region from Anastrepha obliqua isolate idAnaObli1 chromosome 4, idAnaObli1_1.0, whole genome shotgun sequence includes the following:
- the LOC129245511 gene encoding uncharacterized protein LOC129245511, translated as MERGASGSSHHHQHAAAASTAAAGHSYMTHHGAATAADVEYEYNTSGKSSFDNPATKKKPPKLKAINRSLSMAIDNYAPPIGSGGTGSPSTMILDDSLIVEQPLIHRSASPLPLRSAPPQTLAIPAHQILGGGGIDGNRAVSPALSARQQHHQQQHSLHTFQNMAAQARQQQQQQAHHHSSSTSSPTSHAVSPLPVRVPLAHQPDIYLVSSSSLGEDVGALGGGVRGGSSSPIQFIDDYMLPPSSHRHTVSATHPLKKNMFRRSDTIDVHPASTFQMKKTHSFHAQQDSASTIDQMLLSAASASQGSSASSSRRTSSVRGNFLMPGHPGSGGSKDLSRSPSPSRRGCRSHRSFNDPGRRPSIKPESVVESQIRHPSLNDELMESLEGRSAATLFPQQNLSLENELFVESRSRSNSSTKMEDVGMEVAAAQRAAAILLARKSSSSFEDGSGASAMTHGGTHPPSASGSSLKKRGEHPHTRQHSSQSLELDGRPSTSAAAAAAAAAAHGHQPHALQLHSAAAAATAAYHFKRGAQHGRSLYLSPNNLEELQVHQRPSILAAAAAFQGTNASASVKQAKALHSASMRLRTYRETLSATKKSKSFIGDGAYPPPAVTGNEFELTSPHRRNSRPLSSAVGGTVDDIKRSPRPLALTPTSAAAATAFMEEKRPSFERKPSLTYELSDAAFEQVLRPFHHKVAGRKASMSGGSHKALKKKSLSDETDEEEEADRKRKRIVCIVMTVFLCLVCASVLVVILTLTHSSGQSTHHHGPSKKIYTFSRETPVHYNVRQESERLLKETLDRARSIKNATEAASQLAQQQIP; from the exons ATGGAGCGCGGCGCCAGCGGTAGTAGTCACCATCATCAACATGCTGCCGCCGCCTCCACCGCTGCTGCTGGCCACAGTTACATGACCCACCACGGCGCCGCCACCGCTGCTGACGTTGAATATGAGTACAATACGTCGGGCAAGTCTTCCTTCGACAATCCCGCCACCAAGAAAAAGCCACCTAAACTGAAAGCCATTAATCGTTCCCTATCGATGGCAATCGACAACTACGCACCGCCGATCGGTAGCGGCGGCACTGGCTCACCATCAACGATGATTTTGGACGACTCGCTTATCGTCGAACAGCCGCTTATACATCGTTCCGCGTCTCCGCTACCTCTGCGCTCCGCACCGCCGCAGACACTTGCGATACCCGCGCATCAAATACTTGGTGGGGGTGGCATTGACGGCAATCGCGCCGTCTCGCCTGCACTCTCGGCACGCCAACAacatcatcaacaacaacacAGCCTACATACGTTTCAGAATATGGCGGCGCAAGCAcgtcagcagcaacaacagcaagcgCATCATCATTCGAGTTCGACGAGCTCGCCCACATCGCATGCGGTTAGCCCGTTGCCAGTGCGCGTACCATTGGCACACCAGCCGGACATCTACTTGGTCAGCAGCAGTAGTCTGGGCGAAGACGTGGGCGCACTCGGTGGTGGCGTTCGTGGCGGCAGCAGTTCGCCTATACAGTTCATCGATGACTATATGCTGCCGCCGTCGTCGCATCGACATACGGTCAGCGCTACGCACCCGCTTAAAAAGAATATGTTTCGTCGCTCTGATACTATTGACGTACATCCGGCTTCCACTTTTCAGATGAAGAAGACCCACTCGTTTCACGCGCAACAAGACTCCGCCTCCACAATAGATCAAATGTTGCTATCCGCCGCGAGCGCGTCGCAAGGCTCGTCGGCGTCGTCGAGTAGACGCACAAGTTCGGTGCGCGGCAATTTCCTAATGCCGGGTCATCCCGGCAGTGGTGGGAGCAAAGATCTGAGTCGTTCACCATCGCCCAGTCGACGAGGTTGTCGTTCACACCGCTCCTTCAACGATCCAGGTCGCCGGCCTAGCATCAAACCGGAGTCAGTAGTCGAATCGCAAATACGGCATCCATCGCTCAACGACGAACTAATGGAGTCCTTAGAGGGTCGTTCAGCGGCGACGCTTTTTCCACAGCAAAACCTCTCGCTCGAAAATGAGCTCTTCGTAGAGTCGCGTTCgcgcagcaacagcagcacaaAAATGGAGGATGTTGGCATGGAAGTGGCTGCAGCTCAGCGAGCTGCTGCTATATTACTGGCGCGCAAAAGTTCGAGCTCCTTCGAGGATGGCAGCGGCGCCTCAGCTATGACGCACGGCGGCACTCATCCACCTTCGGCGTCTGGGAGTAGTCTAAAGAAGAGGGGCGAACATCCGCACACACGTCAACACAGCTCACAGAGTCTCGAATTGGATGGACGCCCTTCAACTTctgcggcagcagcagcagcagcggccgCAGCACATGGCCACCAACCGCACGCGTTACAACTTCATAGCGCCGCTGCGGCGGCCACAGCCGCCTATCACTTTAAACGCGGTGCGCAACACGGTCGCTCACTCTACTTATCGCCAAACAACCTCGAAGAGCTGCAAGTGCATCAGCGTCCCAGCATTCTTGCCGCAGCGGCTGCCTTTCAGGGCACCAACGCCAGCGCCAGCGTTAAACAAGCAAAAGCATTACACAGCGCCAGCATGCGTTTGCGCACTTATCGTGAAACACTCAGTGCGACCAAGAAATCGAAAAGTTTTATTGGCGATGGCGCCTATCCGCCCCCCGCTGTGACAGGCAACGAGTTCGAACTCACATCACCCCACCGACGCAATAGTCGTCCATTGTCTAGTGCGGTCGGCGGCACTGTAGACGATATCAAGCGTAGTCCACGTCCGTTAGCGCTCACGCCGACCTCCGCTGCAGCGGCTACCGCTTTTATGGAGGAGAAGCGTCCCTCTTTCGAACGTAAACCGTCGCTGACGTACGAACTCAGCGATGCTGCTTTCGAGCAAGTGCTACGTCCATTTCATCACAAAGTGGCCGGACGAAAGGCTTCGATGAGTGGCGGTTCACATAAGGCGCTCAAAAAGAAATCGCTCAGTGACGAAACAGACGAAGAGGAAGAAGCCGATCGGAAACGAAAACGAATCGTTTGCATTGTGATGACAGTGTTCCTATGCTTGGTATGCGCCAGTGTGCTGGTTGTGATACTCACACTAACGCACTCCTCCGGCCAGTCAACACATCATCACGGACCGAGCAAGAAGATCTACACATTTTCACGCGAGACGCCAGTGCATTATAACG TTCGCCAAGAAAGTGAGCGCCTACTCAAGGAGACATTGGATCGTGCGCGCTCTATCAAAAACGCAACGGAAGCAGCATCCCAGCTAGCGCAACAACAAATTCCATAA